One part of the Microthrixaceae bacterium genome encodes these proteins:
- a CDS encoding response regulator transcription factor, protein MTDRLTRSLRIVIADDHEIWLSGLRADLGQYFTVVAAANDATEAIEAIRRERPDLALVDLHMGGGGGLAVVRACAAEVPIVILTVSEAERDLLDAVAAGAVGFLTKSTRSEDLRIALHRAVDGEPVFSPQLAALVLGEFRRLATSSPPEQALSPREREIVGLVARGHPYRTIAEELFISPKTVENHVRNIMAKLHLSRRHELIRWAVDRGIE, encoded by the coding sequence ATGACCGACCGGTTGACCCGATCGCTTCGCATCGTCATCGCCGACGACCACGAGATCTGGTTGTCGGGCCTGCGAGCCGACCTCGGGCAGTACTTCACCGTGGTCGCCGCGGCCAACGACGCCACCGAGGCCATCGAGGCCATCCGACGAGAACGACCCGACCTCGCGCTCGTCGACCTGCACATGGGCGGTGGGGGCGGCCTCGCGGTCGTGCGGGCCTGCGCCGCGGAGGTCCCCATCGTCATCCTCACCGTGTCGGAGGCCGAGCGCGACCTGCTCGACGCCGTCGCTGCCGGAGCGGTCGGGTTCCTCACCAAGTCGACACGGTCCGAGGACCTGCGCATCGCACTGCATCGCGCCGTCGACGGCGAACCGGTGTTCTCGCCCCAGCTCGCCGCACTGGTCCTCGGAGAGTTCCGACGCCTTGCAACGTCATCGCCGCCCGAGCAGGCGCTGTCGCCGCGCGAACGCGAGATCGTCGGGCTGGTGGCACGGGGGCACCCCTACCGCACCATCGCGGAGGAGCTTTTCATCTCTCCCAAGACCGTCGAGAACCACGTGCGCAACATCATGGCGAAGCTGCACCTGTCCCGACGCCACGAACTCATCCGCTGGGCGGTCGACCGCGGGATCGAATAG
- the mnmA gene encoding tRNA 2-thiouridine(34) synthase MnmA gives MSASNPSRILVAMSGGVDSSVAAALLQRAGHEVVGVTMKLWGGQSDSGCCSVSDVDDARRVAQQLGIDHHVFNFGDEFDEFVVEPYVADHVAGRTPNPCVECNRHIKFDKLLRRADALGFDLVATGHHARRVQRGDHFRIARGADDRKDQSYVLYPLVGSALARTIFPLGEMTKPQVRALAEELGLRTAAKPDSQDVCFIAKSTGGRSVFLGERIPMRSATVVDTSGQRVGELDSIELVTIGQRRGLDVGGPGGRRYVLDVDTAAQVVTVGGLEDLLSDRVELAEVVYADASSAGDALVGRAVGVQCSAHGREAPAVVAASGPAASLTIGWNEPQRRVAPGQSVVLYDGAEVIAGGVVAR, from the coding sequence GTGAGCGCTTCGAATCCCTCGCGAATCCTGGTTGCCATGTCCGGCGGCGTCGACAGTTCGGTCGCCGCAGCGCTGTTGCAGCGCGCCGGCCACGAGGTCGTCGGGGTCACGATGAAGCTCTGGGGCGGGCAGAGCGACTCGGGGTGCTGTTCGGTCTCCGATGTCGACGACGCACGACGGGTCGCCCAGCAGCTCGGAATCGACCACCACGTCTTCAATTTCGGCGACGAGTTCGACGAGTTCGTCGTCGAACCGTACGTGGCCGACCACGTTGCCGGCCGCACTCCCAATCCGTGTGTGGAGTGCAACCGTCACATCAAGTTCGACAAGCTGTTGCGTCGCGCCGATGCCCTGGGGTTCGACCTCGTGGCCACCGGGCATCACGCCCGCCGGGTCCAGCGGGGCGACCACTTTCGCATCGCCCGCGGTGCCGACGATCGCAAGGATCAAAGCTATGTGCTGTACCCGCTGGTCGGCTCGGCGCTCGCCCGCACGATCTTTCCCCTCGGCGAGATGACCAAGCCTCAGGTTCGGGCGCTCGCCGAGGAACTGGGCCTGCGCACCGCGGCCAAGCCCGACAGCCAGGACGTGTGTTTCATCGCCAAGTCGACCGGCGGGCGCAGCGTGTTTCTCGGCGAGCGGATTCCGATGCGATCGGCCACGGTCGTGGACACCTCCGGTCAGCGCGTGGGGGAACTCGACAGCATCGAACTCGTGACCATCGGTCAACGGCGGGGGCTCGACGTCGGCGGACCCGGGGGTCGGCGCTACGTCCTCGACGTCGACACCGCGGCCCAGGTCGTGACCGTCGGCGGGCTTGAGGACCTGTTGAGCGATCGGGTCGAACTCGCGGAGGTCGTGTACGCCGATGCGTCGTCAGCCGGCGACGCGCTCGTCGGCCGGGCGGTTGGGGTCCAGTGCTCGGCGCACGGCCGTGAGGCGCCCGCCGTGGTCGCCGCATCGGGGCCGGCGGCGTCGCTGACCATCGGCTGGAACGAGCCGCAGCGACGCGTCGCTCCCGGACAGAGCGTGGTGCTCTACGACGGCGCCGAGGTGATCGCCGGCGGCGTCGTCGCCCGCTGA
- a CDS encoding aminotransferase class V-fold PLP-dependent enzyme → MNAPEVYLDHAASTPMRSVASRLMSDPDGIAAANASGTHRAARRARAAVDDARELLAGVLGADPGDVVFTSGGTESDNLAVFGRVAAVPGLALCSAVEHPAVLEAVRRVGGQTLAVSADGRLDLDALEARLTEASRAGERVSLVSIMAVNNEVGALQPVGEAMEIVRRLAPGAAVHTDAVQGLMWLDLREIGRSIDLLSVSAHKFGGPQGVGALVVRRGTSLVAQHIGGGQEREWRSGTHNVAGIAAMAAAAAEADAQRDAEVERLRALRDRLVERVVAGLGAAGGEAAGDGAGEAAGDGAGVSWTGARIDPAHLAAGFAHFCFDGVESEALLFLLDAAGVAASAASACASGAQHPSHVLEAMGIGRDSARGSLRLSLGHTTTDSEVDLAADAVIDSVRRLRSHRH, encoded by the coding sequence GTGAACGCCCCGGAGGTCTATCTCGATCATGCGGCATCGACGCCGATGCGCAGTGTCGCCTCACGCCTCATGTCGGACCCGGACGGGATCGCAGCGGCCAACGCTTCGGGAACCCATCGCGCCGCCCGCCGGGCCCGCGCCGCGGTCGACGACGCCCGCGAGCTGCTCGCCGGGGTGCTCGGGGCCGACCCGGGCGATGTCGTGTTCACCTCCGGGGGAACCGAATCGGACAACCTCGCCGTGTTCGGCCGCGTCGCCGCGGTGCCCGGACTGGCGTTGTGTTCGGCGGTCGAGCATCCCGCGGTGCTCGAGGCGGTGCGGCGGGTCGGCGGGCAGACCCTCGCGGTGAGCGCGGACGGCCGCCTGGACCTCGACGCGCTCGAGGCGCGCCTCACCGAGGCGAGTCGCGCGGGTGAGCGGGTGTCGCTGGTGAGCATCATGGCGGTGAACAACGAGGTCGGCGCGCTCCAACCGGTAGGTGAGGCGATGGAGATCGTCCGTCGCCTGGCGCCCGGCGCCGCCGTTCACACCGACGCGGTGCAGGGTCTCATGTGGTTGGACCTGCGCGAGATCGGCCGCAGCATCGACCTGCTCAGCGTCTCGGCGCACAAGTTCGGTGGGCCCCAGGGGGTCGGAGCACTCGTGGTCCGTCGCGGCACGTCGCTGGTGGCCCAACACATCGGGGGAGGCCAGGAGCGAGAGTGGCGCAGCGGCACCCACAACGTGGCGGGGATCGCGGCGATGGCGGCCGCCGCCGCAGAGGCCGACGCGCAGCGCGACGCCGAGGTCGAACGTCTGAGGGCGCTGCGCGACCGACTGGTCGAACGCGTCGTGGCAGGGCTCGGTGCGGCCGGCGGGGAAGCGGCTGGGGATGGCGCGGGGGAAGCGGCCGGGGACGGCGCGGGGGTGTCGTGGACCGGGGCTCGCATCGATCCCGCTCACCTCGCGGCGGGGTTCGCCCACTTCTGTTTCGACGGCGTCGAGTCCGAGGCGTTGCTGTTCCTGCTCGACGCCGCCGGTGTGGCCGCCTCGGCCGCCTCCGCGTGCGCGTCGGGCGCGCAGCATCCCTCCCATGTGCTCGAGGCGATGGGGATCGGACGCGACTCGGCACGGGGATCGCTGAGGTTGTCCCTCGGTCACACCACGACCGACTCCGAGGTCGACCTCGCCGCGGACGCGGTGATCGACTCGGTGCGCCGACTCCGCTCGCATCGCCATTGA
- a CDS encoding class I SAM-dependent methyltransferase, translating into MDVTHDAAMSPPDPTRYGRSFADVYDDWYHELPTDDLVGFIRSRVPAPAAVLELGVGTGRVALALASAGYEVTGMDSSEQMLERLALNDPQGRVRPLLADAADPNAHPRADVVVAALNMIFNLTTRVAQTNCLRGCAKAIGSDGILVTETIVAARLTERRTELVTRSVEPGRVVLIATDARPETRPGAGAAGEADLGAALVHGSHLEFTDGGVALRPWTVRTISPAHLDELATTAGLELVERFEDFAENPFDDGSRSQVSVYRRAR; encoded by the coding sequence GTGGATGTAACTCACGACGCTGCCATGTCGCCGCCGGATCCGACCCGTTACGGCAGGAGCTTCGCGGACGTCTACGACGACTGGTACCACGAGTTGCCCACCGACGACCTCGTTGGTTTCATCCGGTCACGGGTGCCGGCGCCGGCGGCGGTGCTCGAACTCGGGGTTGGAACCGGACGCGTCGCGCTCGCGCTGGCGAGCGCCGGCTATGAGGTCACCGGCATGGACTCGTCGGAGCAGATGCTCGAACGGCTCGCGCTCAACGATCCGCAAGGTCGCGTACGCCCCCTCCTCGCGGATGCCGCCGACCCCAACGCCCACCCCCGAGCCGATGTGGTCGTCGCCGCGCTCAACATGATCTTCAACCTCACGACCAGGGTCGCTCAGACCAACTGCCTTCGAGGGTGCGCCAAAGCGATCGGCTCCGACGGAATCCTCGTCACCGAGACCATCGTGGCGGCGAGGCTCACCGAACGGCGCACCGAGTTGGTCACCCGTTCGGTCGAACCCGGGCGCGTCGTCCTCATCGCCACCGACGCCCGGCCCGAGACGCGCCCCGGCGCAGGAGCCGCTGGGGAGGCGGACCTCGGCGCAGCGCTCGTGCACGGCAGCCACCTCGAGTTCACCGACGGCGGGGTCGCGCTTCGCCCCTGGACGGTACGCACCATCAGCCCCGCGCATCTCGACGAACTGGCCACGACCGCCGGCCTCGAACTCGTCGAACGATTCGAAGATTTCGCCGAGAACCCCTTCGACGACGGGTCCCGCTCACAGGTGTCGGTGTATCGCCGTGCCCGCTGA
- a CDS encoding SRPBCC family protein has translation MPADRFTVSQLVRAPADVVWDDLAHIDRHVDWMYDAADITFHGEQRRGVGTTFDCLTVVGPLRTVDRMEITSWVEGAQIGVRHVGLVTGEGVISVIDAGPSHCVVSWTERLRFPWFVGGPVATFAARPVMVAIWRSSLRKLAARWPSALPDGEQ, from the coding sequence GTGCCCGCTGACCGCTTCACCGTCTCCCAACTCGTCCGCGCCCCCGCCGATGTGGTCTGGGACGACCTCGCGCACATCGATCGCCACGTCGACTGGATGTACGACGCCGCCGACATCACCTTCCACGGCGAACAGCGACGCGGCGTCGGCACCACCTTCGACTGCCTCACCGTCGTGGGTCCGCTGCGCACCGTCGACCGCATGGAGATCACCTCCTGGGTCGAGGGCGCGCAGATCGGGGTTCGCCACGTCGGCCTCGTCACCGGCGAAGGGGTCATCAGCGTCATCGACGCCGGCCCGTCACATTGCGTCGTGAGCTGGACCGAGCGCCTCCGGTTTCCGTGGTTCGTCGGCGGCCCGGTCGCAACGTTCGCGGCCCGCCCCGTCATGGTCGCCATCTGGCGATCGTCGCTGCGGAAGCTCGCGGCCCGATGGCCCAGTGCGCTACCCGACGGCGAGCAGTAG
- a CDS encoding rhomboid family intramembrane serine protease produces MSSPPPFPPGPPSSAGFGGGVPATDRVCYRHHDRRAGVSCQRCNRPICPSCMVSASVGFHCPDCAKAGAAGSRTISARDLTPTSYLTLTLVAVNIAIFFIDRAGIGVNSRALSQEWVLYEPFVARGQWWRLVMSGFLHANLMHLAFNMFALYSIGTFLEKVVGPLRYGLIYAVSLIGGSLGVMLLSDAAPTVGASGAIFGIFGAFAVLSLSRGISPMASGIGSTILLNLFITFTVPGISIGGHVGGLLAGAACGAMLFGVNPDQARDRRARQQRVGNDWAVLGSMAALGAVCFVASLLLAVG; encoded by the coding sequence ATGTCGTCGCCTCCGCCGTTTCCCCCCGGACCGCCGTCATCTGCTGGATTCGGCGGAGGAGTCCCGGCGACCGATCGGGTGTGTTATCGACATCACGACCGCCGGGCCGGGGTGTCGTGTCAGCGCTGCAACCGTCCGATCTGCCCGTCGTGCATGGTGAGTGCGTCGGTCGGGTTTCACTGCCCGGACTGTGCGAAAGCAGGTGCGGCCGGGTCTCGGACCATCAGCGCCCGCGACCTCACCCCGACCTCGTATCTGACCTTGACGCTCGTCGCGGTCAACATTGCGATCTTCTTCATCGACCGGGCCGGCATCGGGGTGAACTCCCGCGCATTGTCACAGGAGTGGGTGCTGTACGAACCGTTCGTCGCTCGCGGGCAGTGGTGGCGCCTCGTGATGAGCGGGTTCCTGCATGCGAACCTGATGCACCTCGCGTTCAACATGTTTGCGCTGTACTCGATCGGGACGTTTCTCGAAAAGGTGGTCGGGCCGCTTCGCTACGGGTTGATCTATGCCGTGTCGTTGATCGGCGGATCGCTCGGCGTGATGCTTCTGTCCGACGCGGCTCCGACGGTCGGGGCTTCGGGCGCGATCTTCGGCATTTTCGGGGCCTTCGCGGTGCTGAGCCTGAGCCGCGGGATCAGCCCGATGGCCAGCGGCATCGGCAGCACGATTCTGTTGAACCTGTTCATCACCTTCACGGTGCCGGGGATCTCCATCGGTGGTCACGTCGGCGGTCTGCTCGCCGGCGCCGCATGCGGTGCGATGCTGTTCGGGGTGAACCCCGATCAGGCTCGCGATCGCCGAGCGCGTCAACAACGGGTGGGCAACGACTGGGCGGTGCTCGGCTCGATGGCAGCGTTGGGCGCGGTGTGTTTCGTGGCGTCGCTACTGCTCGCCGTCGGGTAG
- a CDS encoding enoyl-CoA hydratase-related protein has protein sequence MPDPTSPLVALSIDSDAIATITLQHGKVNALSVEVLEELKAHAATIASSGARAVIVTGGPKLFAAGADITQFVQDDDASQTSVAGPERVREIGGAFLAALNAIAALPQPTIAEISGFALGGGCELALACDFRIASTRARFGQPEILLGIIPGGGGTQRLARLVGPSIAKDLVFTGRQVDAAEAYRIGLANEVVEPEELAGRTRELAGQLAAGAPNALAIAKRAIDTGLDGTLEAGLELEQDAFVEVFATPDAAVGVTSFLATGPGHADFGEIDRNA, from the coding sequence GTGCCTGACCCCACCTCACCACTCGTCGCGCTGTCGATCGACTCCGACGCCATCGCCACCATCACCCTCCAACACGGCAAGGTGAACGCCTTGTCGGTCGAGGTCCTCGAAGAACTCAAGGCCCATGCTGCGACGATCGCATCGTCAGGCGCCAGGGCGGTGATCGTGACCGGTGGCCCGAAGCTGTTCGCCGCCGGCGCCGACATCACCCAGTTCGTGCAAGACGACGACGCGTCGCAGACCTCGGTCGCCGGCCCCGAGCGGGTCCGCGAGATCGGAGGGGCGTTCCTGGCGGCCTTGAATGCGATCGCGGCCCTGCCCCAACCGACGATCGCCGAGATCTCCGGGTTCGCGCTCGGCGGCGGTTGTGAACTGGCGCTGGCGTGCGACTTTCGCATCGCGTCGACCAGGGCGCGGTTCGGCCAGCCCGAGATCCTCCTGGGGATCATCCCCGGTGGAGGGGGAACCCAGCGGCTGGCCCGTCTGGTCGGACCCTCGATCGCCAAGGACCTGGTGTTCACGGGGCGACAGGTCGACGCGGCCGAGGCATACCGAATCGGCCTGGCCAACGAGGTCGTCGAACCCGAGGAGCTCGCTGGGCGCACCCGCGAGTTGGCGGGGCAACTCGCCGCCGGGGCGCCAAACGCGCTGGCGATCGCCAAGCGGGCGATCGACACCGGCCTCGACGGGACCCTGGAGGCGGGCCTCGAGTTGGAACAGGACGCGTTCGTCGAGGTGTTCGCCACCCCCGATGCCGCCGTCGGCGTGACGTCGTTCCTAGCGACAGGGCCGGGGCACGCCGACTTCGGCGAGATCGACCGAAACGCTTGA
- the meaB gene encoding methylmalonyl Co-A mutase-associated GTPase MeaB yields MGDDAASAAQQQRIAALLDEARGGRRAAIARLLSLVERGGPDARTVGRLAHPLGGTAYTVGITGAPGSGKSTLTNALCTHARTESDLERLAVLAIDPSSPFSGGAILGDRIRMGDQTLDEGIYIRSMATRGHLGGLALATPSAIRVLDAVGFPVVVVETVGVGQVEVEIVASADTCVVVLNPGWGDAIQANKAGLMEIADVFVVNKADRAGATETVSDVEQMLNLRPEDGWRPPVVSTVSTSAAGVGELWDAIWAHRRHLERSGEGERRRRGRTATELRGIVAAQLAQRAASLGSGPAFDAVREEVLARRLDPWTAADSMLGPA; encoded by the coding sequence GTGGGCGACGACGCGGCATCGGCCGCACAGCAGCAACGTATCGCCGCGCTCCTCGACGAGGCTCGGGGTGGGCGCCGTGCGGCGATCGCTCGCCTGCTGTCGTTGGTAGAGCGCGGCGGACCCGATGCCCGCACGGTCGGCCGGCTCGCTCACCCACTCGGTGGCACCGCCTACACGGTGGGAATCACCGGAGCGCCGGGTTCGGGAAAGTCGACGCTGACGAACGCGTTGTGCACCCACGCTCGCACCGAGTCCGACCTCGAACGCCTTGCGGTGTTGGCGATCGACCCGTCGTCCCCGTTCAGCGGTGGCGCGATCCTCGGCGATCGCATCCGCATGGGCGATCAGACCCTCGACGAGGGGATCTACATCCGTTCGATGGCCACCCGAGGCCACCTCGGTGGGTTGGCGCTGGCGACCCCTTCGGCGATACGGGTGCTCGACGCGGTCGGATTCCCGGTCGTGGTGGTCGAAACCGTGGGCGTGGGACAGGTCGAGGTGGAAATCGTCGCGTCGGCGGACACGTGCGTGGTGGTCCTCAATCCGGGTTGGGGCGACGCGATCCAGGCCAACAAGGCGGGGCTCATGGAGATCGCGGATGTCTTCGTGGTGAACAAGGCCGATCGGGCCGGAGCGACCGAGACGGTTTCCGACGTCGAACAGATGCTGAATCTGCGGCCCGAGGACGGCTGGCGCCCGCCGGTGGTGTCCACCGTTTCCACGTCGGCGGCGGGGGTGGGGGAGCTGTGGGATGCCATCTGGGCGCATCGCCGCCACCTGGAGCGCTCCGGTGAGGGCGAGCGTCGCCGTCGGGGGAGAACCGCGACCGAACTGCGGGGGATCGTCGCGGCTCAGCTCGCACAGCGTGCGGCGTCGCTGGGGTCGGGGCCAGCCTTCGACGCGGTGCGCGAGGAGGTGCTCGCTCGACGCCTCGACCCGTGGACCGCGGCCGACTCCATGTTGGGGCCGGCCTGA
- a CDS encoding NifU family protein yields MRDKVLEVIEIVRPAIQADGGDVNLIEVDEGAGVVTVELTGACVSCPASTVTLKAGIERIMKDRVPGVTEVRQLGEETVETGTIVSL; encoded by the coding sequence GTGCGAGACAAGGTGCTTGAGGTCATCGAGATCGTCCGGCCCGCCATCCAGGCCGATGGGGGCGACGTCAACCTCATCGAGGTCGACGAGGGCGCGGGCGTCGTGACGGTCGAGCTGACGGGTGCGTGTGTGAGTTGTCCGGCATCCACGGTGACCCTCAAGGCCGGAATCGAGCGAATCATGAAAGATCGTGTCCCCGGTGTGACCGAGGTGCGTCAACTCGGCGAGGAAACGGTCGAGACCGGCACGATCGTGTCGTTGTAA